A DNA window from Boseongicola sp. contains the following coding sequences:
- a CDS encoding enoyl-CoA hydratase/isomerase family protein, with the protein MQTVAFALWVWFVIEVSTSDGLCTIALNRPEKANALTGEMLGQIADAVEAASVDLSVRALVLTGRGKVFSAGADLEAARAGLAVDPVWERMSGAIAACPVLTIAALNGTAAGGSLGMVLAADLRVAVPGASLFYPVAKLGFLPQPSDVVRLTALVGPARAKMLLVAGERIGAEDAWQMGLVDRVAVDAVAEARALAAVVLDADREHVAAIKAMI; encoded by the coding sequence ATGCAGACCGTGGCATTCGCGCTTTGGGTCTGGTTCGTGATTGAGGTTTCAACCTCTGACGGGCTGTGCACCATTGCCCTGAACCGGCCGGAAAAGGCCAACGCCCTGACAGGTGAGATGTTGGGCCAGATCGCCGATGCTGTTGAGGCGGCGTCGGTGGATTTGTCTGTAAGGGCATTGGTGTTGACCGGGCGGGGCAAGGTTTTCAGTGCTGGTGCTGATCTGGAGGCTGCGCGCGCTGGCTTGGCGGTAGATCCTGTGTGGGAACGTATGTCAGGCGCGATTGCGGCCTGTCCGGTTCTGACGATCGCGGCCCTGAACGGCACGGCGGCTGGTGGGTCACTGGGGATGGTTCTGGCGGCAGACCTGCGCGTGGCGGTGCCGGGGGCGAGCCTGTTTTATCCCGTTGCCAAGTTGGGGTTCTTGCCGCAGCCATCAGATGTGGTGCGGTTGACGGCGCTGGTTGGGCCTGCTCGCGCGAAAATGCTATTGGTGGCAGGAGAGCGGATCGGTGCCGAAGATGCTTGGCAGATGGGTCTGGTAGACCGGGTGGCGGTCGACGCCGTGGCCGAGGCGCGTGCACTGGCAGCGGTTGTGCTGGACGCGGACCGGGAGCATGTGGCTGCGATCAAGGCTATGATTTAA
- a CDS encoding glutathione S-transferase, producing the protein MDEPQMTFTVVGPTATRTSRVLWCLEELGLPFKRQIARPHSPEINALNPLKQVPVLIDGDTVLTDSTAILYFLSDRESRLTHNPGTHARATMDARIAFLLTKLEVPMWMRSRHTYVLPEDMRRSEVIPPLETDFKLAQSKFHKLRGDAEFFAGDDFTIVDIIATHCLYWASDFWKLNQASEDYLNRMKSRPAWTSSRKEPDA; encoded by the coding sequence ATGGATGAACCGCAGATGACCTTCACCGTCGTTGGTCCGACCGCCACCAGAACCTCGCGCGTGCTGTGGTGCCTCGAAGAACTCGGCCTGCCGTTCAAGCGCCAGATCGCCCGCCCCCATTCGCCCGAAATCAACGCCCTCAACCCGCTAAAACAGGTGCCCGTCCTGATCGACGGCGACACCGTGCTAACCGATTCCACCGCGATCCTCTATTTCCTGTCAGACCGCGAAAGCCGCCTCACCCACAATCCCGGCACCCACGCCCGCGCCACCATGGATGCCCGCATCGCGTTCCTTCTGACCAAACTTGAAGTGCCGATGTGGATGCGCTCGCGACACACCTATGTGCTGCCCGAAGATATGCGCCGTTCAGAAGTGATCCCGCCTCTGGAAACCGATTTCAAACTTGCCCAGTCCAAATTTCACAAACTGCGCGGAGACGCCGAATTCTTTGCCGGAGACGACTTCACAATCGTCGACATCATCGCGACCCATTGCCTGTATTGGGCCAGCGACTTCTGGAAGCTGAACCAGGCTTCGGAAGATTACCTGAACCGCATGAAGTCGCGCCCGGCATGGACTTCTTCGCGCAAGGAACCTGACGCCTGA
- a CDS encoding YggS family pyridoxal phosphate-dependent enzyme, producing the protein MSLSDIQTRMADAASKHGRDPGGITVIAVSKVQPPERVKAALQAGYRIFGENRVQEAQGKWPDFRAEFDGVQLHLIGPLQTNKVRAAMELFDAIHTVDRPKLARAIARIAEETGRCPDIFVQVNTGDEDQKAGVSVDEVDALVQECRDLKLPLKGLMCIPPVHETPTLHFALLAKIAKRNDLTGLSMGMSGDFEEAIAQGATHVRVGSAIFGARNYG; encoded by the coding sequence ATGAGCCTTTCAGACATTCAGACCCGCATGGCCGATGCCGCCAGCAAGCATGGGCGTGACCCGGGTGGCATCACTGTGATTGCTGTCAGTAAAGTGCAGCCGCCGGAACGCGTGAAGGCCGCACTGCAAGCGGGTTATCGCATCTTCGGTGAAAACCGGGTGCAAGAAGCCCAGGGCAAATGGCCCGATTTCCGGGCAGAGTTTGACGGAGTTCAACTCCATCTGATCGGCCCCCTGCAAACAAACAAAGTGCGCGCGGCTATGGAGTTGTTCGATGCCATCCACACGGTGGACCGCCCCAAGCTGGCGCGTGCTATTGCCCGCATCGCCGAAGAAACCGGCCGCTGCCCTGATATCTTTGTTCAGGTAAACACCGGCGACGAAGATCAGAAAGCAGGCGTTTCCGTCGACGAAGTGGATGCGTTGGTTCAAGAATGTCGCGACCTGAAACTACCGCTGAAGGGTCTGATGTGCATCCCTCCGGTTCACGAAACGCCAACGCTGCATTTTGCGCTTTTGGCCAAGATCGCCAAACGCAACGACCTGACCGGTTTGTCGATGGGTATGAGCGGTGACTTTGAAGAGGCAATAGCACAGGGCGCAACCCATGTGCGTGTGGGTTCGGCGATCTTCGGCGCCAGAAACTACGGCTGA
- a CDS encoding DUF3576 domain-containing protein: protein MLALARKCTQKWGIAFGISLVLAGCGSFSGFFDGDNTATTEALAEPEDQRDTIWDLFNASDDPNTTLEVNKYLWNASFDILNFLPIQTADPFSGVIVTGYGTPPGGRTAYRATIFIRDPALEARSLNLALATRSGPASTETVRAVEDAILTRARQLRIADLNL, encoded by the coding sequence ATGTTGGCTTTGGCACGTAAATGCACACAGAAATGGGGAATCGCCTTTGGCATTTCTCTGGTTCTAGCCGGTTGTGGCAGCTTCAGCGGTTTTTTTGACGGCGATAATACAGCCACAACCGAAGCGCTTGCCGAACCAGAAGATCAGCGCGACACGATCTGGGATTTGTTTAATGCCAGCGACGATCCCAACACCACGCTGGAAGTGAATAAATACCTCTGGAATGCCTCCTTCGACATTCTGAACTTTCTGCCAATCCAAACGGCTGATCCATTCTCTGGCGTCATTGTCACCGGCTACGGCACGCCGCCCGGCGGTCGCACCGCCTATCGCGCCACGATCTTCATCCGCGATCCGGCTCTGGAGGCTCGCTCGCTGAACCTGGCACTCGCAACGCGTTCTGGCCCGGCATCCACAGAAACTGTGCGCGCGGTCGAGGACGCTATACTGACACGCGCACGTCAATTGCGTATCGCGGACCTGAACCTATAG
- a CDS encoding TIGR03862 family flavoprotein, which produces MSVNAGDERLPALVIGGGPAGLMAAEVLADGGVVPVVVDAMPSLGRKFLMAGKSGLNLTKDEAPDQFLGRITGDDSLIDTVRRFGPEEVQNWARALGEPLFTGSTKRVFPKSMKASPLLRKWLGRLDGAGVQFRTRWRWVGWEGDCWRFETAEGPRRVRADIVVMALGGSSWARLGSNGVWADEFAKAGIKLAPFKPANVGFSVDWSAHMARHFGTPMKGTRLASGSVKSRGEWVVSAKGIEGGGVYEVSAAAREGAALTLDLLPDLSVDEVARKLSKPRAKMSLSNHLRKSLGLSSVQRALLQEWGRPLPEGSDFAMRIKSLTVPVIDPLPMDQAISTAGGVAAETLDGLMLRPRPGTFIAGEMLDWEAPTGGYLLTTCFATGRAAARQALDFLSKSK; this is translated from the coding sequence ATGTCGGTGAACGCAGGCGACGAACGTCTTCCCGCATTGGTCATCGGCGGTGGCCCCGCAGGATTGATGGCGGCAGAGGTGCTGGCGGATGGGGGCGTCGTGCCAGTTGTCGTCGACGCTATGCCGTCGTTGGGGCGCAAGTTCCTGATGGCCGGGAAATCCGGTTTGAACCTGACCAAAGACGAGGCACCCGATCAGTTTCTGGGGCGGATCACCGGGGATGACAGCCTGATCGACACCGTGCGCCGCTTTGGACCAGAAGAGGTGCAGAACTGGGCGCGCGCGTTGGGAGAGCCGCTGTTCACAGGCTCTACAAAACGTGTGTTCCCGAAGTCGATGAAAGCCTCGCCGCTGCTGCGTAAATGGTTGGGGCGTTTGGACGGCGCCGGGGTTCAGTTTCGCACGCGCTGGCGCTGGGTCGGCTGGGAAGGCGATTGCTGGCGTTTCGAAACGGCTGAAGGACCGCGTCGGGTGCGGGCCGACATAGTCGTGATGGCGCTGGGCGGGTCCAGTTGGGCGCGGCTGGGGTCAAACGGGGTCTGGGCCGATGAATTCGCGAAGGCCGGCATCAAGCTGGCACCCTTCAAGCCCGCCAATGTGGGATTTTCTGTCGACTGGAGCGCCCATATGGCAAGGCATTTCGGCACGCCGATGAAGGGCACAAGGCTGGCTTCGGGAAGCGTCAAAAGCCGGGGCGAATGGGTGGTCTCGGCCAAGGGCATCGAAGGCGGCGGTGTATATGAAGTCTCTGCGGCTGCGCGCGAGGGCGCGGCGCTGACTTTAGACTTGTTGCCGGATTTGAGCGTCGACGAAGTTGCTCGAAAACTGTCAAAGCCGCGGGCAAAAATGAGCCTTTCCAATCATTTACGCAAATCTCTGGGCCTGTCGTCGGTTCAGCGTGCGCTGCTTCAGGAATGGGGTCGCCCTCTGCCGGAGGGATCTGACTTTGCCATGCGCATCAAGTCCCTGACCGTGCCTGTCATTGATCCGCTGCCTATGGATCAGGCCATATCGACTGCCGGTGGAGTTGCCGCCGAAACACTGGACGGCCTGATGCTGCGGCCACGTCCCGGCACCTTCATCGCCGGCGAGATGCTGGATTGGGAAGCGCCAACCGGTGGCTATCTTCTGACCACCTGTTTTGCCACTGGCCGGGCGGCAGCAAGACAAGCTCTCGACTTTCTGAGCAAATCCAAGTGA
- a CDS encoding glutathione-dependent reductase: MAVMINGLLEIDAPPADTVKGGEFRRAESVIRDWITKDGPFTPDDGRYHLYAAWNCPWAHRMLIAREILGLQDVISVSYARPRRTEEGWVYDASGEFSDPELGVRALHEVFARRHPAYTGRLTVPVLWDRETETIVSNESAELLRMLPLFGRGPDIYPAPLRADIDAWNDRIYATLNNGVYRAGFARTQEAYDKAVHEVFDTLDAIEAQLQNTEWLAGNALTEADIRLFPTLARFDVAYHYAFKCNIRRIVDYPAIWAYARRFYALPGIAETVRFEVYKGGYFSPSELRNPLGIVPAGPVIDWSL, from the coding sequence ATGGCAGTGATGATCAACGGACTACTCGAAATTGATGCGCCCCCAGCCGACACGGTGAAAGGCGGCGAGTTTCGACGTGCTGAATCAGTGATCCGCGACTGGATCACCAAAGATGGCCCTTTCACGCCAGATGATGGCCGTTATCACCTTTACGCCGCATGGAATTGCCCCTGGGCTCACCGCATGCTGATCGCACGCGAAATTTTGGGGCTTCAGGACGTGATATCAGTGTCTTACGCCCGCCCCCGCCGCACAGAAGAAGGCTGGGTCTACGACGCGAGCGGTGAATTTTCCGACCCGGAACTGGGTGTCCGCGCTTTGCACGAAGTTTTTGCGCGCCGGCACCCGGCCTATACCGGCCGCCTGACGGTTCCCGTCTTGTGGGACCGCGAGACGGAAACCATCGTTTCGAACGAAAGTGCCGAGCTTCTGCGGATGCTGCCGCTGTTCGGACGCGGACCGGATATCTATCCCGCGCCCCTGCGTGCCGATATCGACGCCTGGAATGACCGCATCTACGCAACCCTGAACAACGGTGTTTACCGGGCCGGATTCGCCCGCACGCAAGAGGCTTATGACAAAGCCGTGCACGAAGTCTTCGACACGCTCGATGCGATTGAGGCCCAATTGCAGAATACCGAATGGCTTGCAGGCAATGCGCTGACCGAGGCTGACATTCGCCTGTTCCCAACTCTGGCGCGCTTTGATGTCGCCTATCACTATGCCTTCAAATGCAACATCCGCCGCATCGTCGATTATCCGGCGATCTGGGCCTATGCGCGCCGGTTTTATGCGCTGCCGGGTATTGCTGAAACGGTGCGGTTCGAAGTTTATAAAGGCGGATATTTCTCGCCGTCCGAGTTGCGAAATCCACTTGGGATTGTCCCGGCAGGCCCGGTGATTGACTGGTCGCTCTGA
- a CDS encoding porin: protein MKKVLLTSTALVMVGGAAFADGHAGVSVSGSAEFAVGDSGATGSEITFAPNIAISFAGSGETDGGLGFGFDYTTSDATGAHDHDGFFSTTSADGGGASGVDNWEVYLSGAFGKVVIGDPDNALQSVAGLGDIGFNGLGVDNRAEIARGGGSNSGLLYSNSFGPASIYLSSTMTPGATGAKTAAGVKFSAGDITVGIGMEEDAAGDNMAVDVSGSLGGIGFDVYYEDDDTFGSNYGTILSWSAGDTTINLGYADGESAAVGVGFSMGLGGGASLGGGVADNGSATAWDLGVSMSF from the coding sequence ATGAAAAAGGTTCTTCTTACATCGACCGCTCTGGTCATGGTCGGCGGCGCTGCATTTGCAGACGGTCACGCTGGCGTATCTGTTTCCGGTTCTGCTGAATTCGCTGTTGGCGATTCCGGCGCAACTGGTAGCGAAATCACATTTGCTCCGAACATCGCAATCTCGTTCGCTGGTTCGGGCGAAACTGACGGTGGCCTGGGCTTCGGCTTTGACTACACGACCTCTGACGCAACAGGTGCGCACGATCACGACGGTTTCTTCAGCACGACTTCCGCAGATGGCGGCGGCGCTTCTGGCGTTGACAACTGGGAAGTTTACCTGTCCGGCGCGTTCGGTAAGGTTGTAATCGGCGATCCTGACAACGCTCTGCAGTCTGTTGCAGGTCTTGGCGACATCGGCTTCAACGGCCTGGGTGTTGACAACCGCGCAGAAATCGCACGTGGCGGCGGTTCTAACAGCGGTCTGCTGTATTCGAACTCTTTCGGTCCAGCTTCGATCTATCTGTCTTCGACAATGACACCTGGTGCAACTGGCGCAAAAACTGCTGCTGGTGTTAAATTCTCCGCTGGTGACATCACTGTTGGTATCGGCATGGAAGAAGATGCAGCTGGTGACAATATGGCTGTTGACGTATCCGGTTCGCTGGGTGGTATCGGCTTCGACGTTTACTACGAAGATGACGACACATTTGGCTCCAACTACGGCACAATCCTGAGCTGGTCGGCTGGTGACACAACCATCAACCTCGGCTATGCAGACGGTGAATCTGCAGCTGTTGGTGTTGGCTTCTCCATGGGCCTCGGCGGCGGTGCTTCGCTGGGCGGTGGTGTAGCTGACAACGGCTCCGCGACTGCATGGGACCTGGGCGTTTCGATGTCCTTCTAA
- a CDS encoding leucine--tRNA ligase, protein MSAYDTKVIEPKWQQAWDQAETFTASRTDDKPKYYVLEMFPYPSGRIHIGHVRNYTMGDVIARYKMSTGHNVLHPMGFDAFGMPAENAAMAIGGHPKTWTYDNIDTMVEQMKPLGFGLDWSRMFATCDPEYYGQQQSMFIDFMEKGLVYRRNATVNWDPVDMTVLANEQVIDGKGWRSGADVERRELTQWFFKISDFSEELLDAIDTLDHWPAKVKLMQSNWIGKSRGLQFAFDRTDGEEPIEVYTTRPDTLMGASFIGISPDHPIAKELAETNPNVAAFRAEVAKGGTTEEALEKAEKLGIDTGIKVKHPLNPEWELPVWIANFILMDYGTGAIFACPAHDQRDLDFCRKYDLPVIDTFFALENPSPVENEAYVPPKTDTVKWVDHFAGLDQATGEDAVDATIDYAEQNGWGKGVTNYRLRDWGLSRQRYWGCPIPVVHCDDCGVVPEKKENLPVELPEDVNFDVPGNPLDRHPTWRDTPCPSCGKPAKRETDTMDTFVDSSWYFARFTAPRAETPTNMADAEYWMNVDQYIGGIEHAILHLLYSRFFARAMHICGHLPVSAIEPFDALFTQGMVTHAIYSTIARTEVGDPRGEGVGVTKFHYPEEIEHRDGKAFVKETGEEAKIIPSAKMSKSKNNVVDPVAIIDQYGADTARWFVLSDSPPERDVEWTASGAEAAFKHLGRVHRIASDIANSGHGGSGNPDADQDLRRAMHKTIHDVTMGVESFGFNAAIAKLYAFTNVLQKSKASSEIKREAIKVLAQLMSPMTPHLAEEIWQMHGGDGLIANAPWPVADESLLVEDTVTMPIQINGKRRAEISVPKDMPKDEVEKLALSQDAVIKALAGGQPKKLIVVPGRIVNVVV, encoded by the coding sequence ATGTCCGCCTACGATACCAAAGTCATCGAACCGAAATGGCAACAGGCCTGGGATCAGGCCGAAACCTTCACCGCGTCCCGGACCGATGACAAACCAAAATACTACGTGCTGGAGATGTTCCCCTATCCGTCGGGTCGCATCCACATCGGTCATGTCCGCAACTACACCATGGGCGACGTGATCGCGCGCTATAAGATGTCCACCGGTCACAATGTGCTGCACCCCATGGGCTTCGACGCCTTCGGAATGCCGGCTGAAAACGCGGCCATGGCCATCGGCGGCCACCCCAAAACCTGGACCTACGACAACATCGACACAATGGTCGAACAGATGAAACCGCTGGGCTTCGGCCTGGATTGGTCCCGCATGTTCGCCACCTGCGACCCGGAATACTACGGCCAGCAGCAAAGCATGTTCATCGATTTCATGGAAAAAGGACTGGTTTATCGCCGAAATGCGACCGTCAATTGGGATCCGGTCGATATGACGGTTTTAGCTAACGAACAGGTGATTGACGGTAAAGGCTGGCGCTCGGGCGCGGATGTTGAACGCCGCGAGTTGACCCAATGGTTTTTTAAAATCAGCGACTTCTCGGAAGAATTGTTGGACGCCATCGACACACTCGACCACTGGCCCGCCAAAGTGAAACTGATGCAGTCGAACTGGATCGGCAAATCGCGCGGCTTGCAATTTGCGTTCGACCGCACCGATGGCGAAGAACCAATCGAGGTCTACACCACCCGTCCCGATACACTGATGGGTGCGTCCTTCATCGGCATTTCTCCGGACCACCCGATTGCCAAGGAACTGGCCGAAACCAACCCCAACGTCGCCGCCTTCCGCGCCGAAGTCGCCAAAGGTGGCACCACCGAAGAGGCGCTGGAAAAGGCCGAAAAGCTGGGCATCGACACCGGCATCAAAGTAAAACACCCGCTGAATCCAGAATGGGAGCTTCCCGTCTGGATCGCCAACTTTATTTTGATGGACTACGGCACCGGCGCAATCTTCGCCTGCCCGGCCCACGATCAGCGCGACCTCGATTTCTGCCGCAAATACGACTTGCCGGTGATCGACACCTTCTTCGCGCTTGAGAACCCATCACCGGTCGAAAACGAAGCATACGTGCCGCCAAAAACCGACACCGTGAAATGGGTCGACCATTTCGCCGGTCTGGACCAGGCAACGGGCGAAGACGCCGTAGACGCCACCATCGACTACGCCGAACAGAACGGCTGGGGCAAAGGCGTCACAAACTACCGTTTGCGCGATTGGGGCCTCAGCCGCCAACGCTATTGGGGCTGCCCGATCCCCGTCGTCCATTGCGATGATTGTGGCGTCGTGCCCGAGAAGAAAGAGAACCTGCCTGTTGAGCTGCCCGAAGACGTCAATTTCGACGTTCCCGGCAACCCGCTCGACCGCCATCCAACATGGCGCGACACCCCCTGCCCATCCTGCGGCAAACCCGCCAAACGCGAAACCGACACGATGGACACGTTTGTGGACTCAAGCTGGTATTTCGCCCGCTTCACGGCCCCCCGCGCCGAAACGCCCACCAACATGGCCGACGCCGAATACTGGATGAACGTCGATCAATACATCGGCGGCATCGAACACGCGATTCTGCACCTCTTGTATTCCCGCTTCTTCGCTCGTGCGATGCACATCTGCGGCCACTTGCCTGTCAGCGCCATTGAACCCTTCGACGCCCTGTTCACCCAAGGCATGGTGACCCACGCGATCTACTCGACAATTGCTCGCACTGAAGTTGGCGATCCGCGAGGTGAAGGAGTCGGAGTTACCAAGTTTCATTACCCGGAAGAAATCGAACACCGTGATGGAAAAGCTTTCGTCAAGGAAACTGGCGAAGAAGCAAAAATCATCCCCTCCGCCAAAATGTCGAAATCAAAAAACAACGTCGTCGACCCGGTCGCCATCATCGATCAATACGGCGCTGATACCGCCCGTTGGTTCGTTCTCAGCGACTCTCCGCCCGAGCGTGACGTCGAATGGACCGCATCCGGGGCCGAAGCCGCGTTCAAACATCTGGGCCGCGTCCACCGCATCGCTTCTGACATTGCAAACTCGGGCCACGGCGGTTCTGGCAACCCCGACGCCGACCAGGATCTCCGCCGCGCCATGCATAAAACCATCCATGACGTGACCATGGGCGTTGAATCCTTTGGATTTAACGCAGCAATTGCAAAGCTTTACGCCTTCACCAACGTCTTGCAGAAATCCAAGGCCTCGTCAGAAATCAAGCGCGAAGCCATCAAGGTTTTGGCACAACTCATGTCGCCCATGACCCCACACCTCGCCGAAGAGATCTGGCAAATGCACGGCGGCGACGGCCTCATCGCCAACGCCCCATGGCCCGTCGCCGACGAAAGCCTTTTGGTCGAAGACACCGTCACCATGCCGATCCAGATCAACGGCAAACGACGCGCGGAAATCAGCGTGCCCAAGGACATGCCGAAAGATGAGGTTGAAAAACTCGCGCTTTCGCAGGACGCTGTCATCAAAGCGCTGGCCGGTGGTCAGCCGAAAAAGCTGATCGTCGTTCCGGGCCGCATCGTCAATGTCGTCGTATAA
- a CDS encoding DNA polymerase III subunit delta: MKLSTRDAPGYFAKPDASKTGLLIYGSDAMRVALRRQEVIKALIGPEDEDEMRLTRIPAADLRKDKAMLNDAIKAQGFFPGPRVAFVEGAADGLTDIIKSSLSDWQDGDAQIIVTAGQLAARSKLRKAFEDHPNAYATGIYDDPPSRAEIETALKSAGLTDISTDAMAALTGLSRAIDPGDFRQTLEKIALYKLKDQSPLTAEEVDLSAPQSIEAGIDDVLNIAADGEAHRIGPVLKRLEAQGVGAVGLCIGATRHFRTLHAVASDPGGAGAGIGKLRPPVFGPRRDRIQRQASSWGMHKLERALAMLLDTDLTLRSTARVPEMAVMERTLLKLAWMNRR, translated from the coding sequence ATGAAGTTGTCGACCCGCGACGCCCCCGGCTATTTCGCCAAACCCGACGCCAGCAAGACCGGGCTTTTGATCTACGGATCAGACGCCATGCGCGTCGCCCTTCGCCGCCAGGAAGTGATCAAAGCCCTGATCGGGCCAGAAGACGAAGACGAAATGCGCCTGACCCGCATCCCGGCTGCGGACCTGCGCAAAGACAAAGCAATGCTGAACGACGCGATAAAGGCGCAAGGTTTCTTCCCCGGCCCCCGCGTGGCCTTTGTCGAAGGTGCCGCCGACGGGCTGACCGACATCATAAAATCCTCGCTCTCCGACTGGCAGGACGGCGATGCGCAGATCATCGTCACCGCTGGCCAACTCGCGGCCCGCTCCAAGCTGCGCAAAGCCTTCGAAGATCATCCAAACGCCTACGCCACCGGCATCTATGACGATCCACCCTCGCGCGCCGAGATCGAAACCGCCCTGAAATCCGCTGGCCTGACCGACATCTCAACCGACGCCATGGCAGCCCTCACTGGCCTTTCCCGTGCAATTGATCCTGGGGATTTCCGCCAAACCCTTGAAAAGATTGCGCTCTACAAACTGAAAGACCAATCGCCCTTGACCGCAGAAGAGGTCGACCTTTCCGCCCCCCAATCCATCGAAGCCGGCATCGACGATGTGCTGAACATCGCCGCCGATGGCGAAGCCCACCGCATCGGCCCGGTCCTGAAACGCCTCGAGGCACAGGGCGTTGGCGCGGTCGGGCTGTGCATAGGCGCAACCCGCCACTTTCGCACGCTTCACGCCGTTGCCTCGGACCCCGGCGGCGCTGGCGCGGGCATCGGCAAACTCCGCCCGCCCGTCTTCGGCCCCCGCCGCGACCGTATCCAGCGACAGGCCTCAAGCTGGGGCATGCACAAACTGGAACGCGCGCTCGCTATGCTTCTGGACACCGACCTGACCCTGCGCTCCACCGCCCGCGTGCCCGAAATGGCCGTGATGGAACGCACCCTGTTAAAACTCGCATGGATGAACCGCAGATGA
- a CDS encoding L,D-transpeptidase family protein: MAPGDLIVTPRGLRYRGAYYPFVLGRGGIAANKCEGDGATPVGVHRVVGMFYRPDRIAAPSSWALPILPNDLWCDAPSHAMYNQLVRRPFFASHEVLRRADPQYDLVLVTNWNWPKAVSGKGSAIFIHQWRRPGHPTAGCIGLDRHDLQKIARDLKPNTRVIVRPQP; encoded by the coding sequence TTGGCGCCAGGTGATCTGATTGTTACGCCCAGGGGGCTGCGGTACCGGGGCGCGTATTACCCTTTCGTCCTGGGGCGCGGTGGTATTGCGGCCAACAAATGCGAAGGCGACGGTGCAACACCGGTGGGGGTTCACAGGGTGGTGGGCATGTTTTACCGACCCGACCGCATTGCCGCGCCCTCGTCCTGGGCATTGCCGATCCTGCCGAACGACCTGTGGTGCGACGCGCCGTCCCACGCAATGTACAACCAATTGGTTCGCAGACCTTTTTTTGCATCACACGAAGTTTTGCGGCGGGCAGATCCGCAATATGATCTGGTTCTGGTCACAAACTGGAATTGGCCGAAGGCGGTTTCAGGCAAGGGATCAGCCATATTCATTCACCAATGGCGACGCCCCGGGCATCCGACTGCTGGGTGCATTGGTTTGGATCGTCATGATCTGCAAAAAATCGCCCGCGACCTGAAACCGAACACCAGGGTGATAGTACGTCCTCAGCCGTAG
- a CDS encoding SDR family NAD(P)-dependent oxidoreductase — protein sequence MAVNGKTVMITGASRGIGEAAARLFAAEGANVALVARGGDAIGQIAGDIGAKAMAIPCDVGRYEDLAEAVAKAESAFSSVDILINNAAILGSIAHLADSDIEEFGAAIDINLKGVFYGTKLVLPGMVAKGAGTILNISSGAAHNPVEGWSAYCSSKAGAHMLTRMTPREYADRGIRALGLVRD from the coding sequence ATGGCAGTTAATGGCAAAACCGTGATGATTACGGGGGCCAGTCGGGGGATCGGCGAGGCCGCAGCACGGCTGTTTGCTGCCGAAGGCGCGAATGTCGCGCTGGTGGCGCGCGGCGGAGATGCCATTGGGCAGATTGCGGGCGATATCGGCGCCAAGGCAATGGCAATTCCGTGCGATGTCGGGCGATATGAAGACTTGGCAGAGGCAGTGGCAAAAGCGGAATCTGCCTTCAGCTCGGTGGACATTCTGATCAACAACGCGGCGATCCTTGGCTCGATCGCGCATCTGGCCGATTCGGACATTGAAGAGTTCGGAGCGGCGATTGATATCAACCTGAAAGGTGTCTTTTACGGCACCAAGTTGGTGTTGCCGGGCATGGTCGCGAAGGGTGCGGGCACAATCCTGAATATATCATCCGGCGCGGCGCATAACCCTGTCGAGGGATGGTCGGCCTATTGTTCGTCGAAAGCCGGGGCGCATATGCTAACGCGGATGACGCCCCGCGAATATGCAGACCGTGGCATTCGCGCTTTGGGTCTGGTTCGTGATTGA